The following coding sequences are from one Triticum aestivum cultivar Chinese Spring chromosome 5A, IWGSC CS RefSeq v2.1, whole genome shotgun sequence window:
- the LOC123106768 gene encoding myb-related protein 308, whose product MGRSPCCEKAHTNKGAWTKEEDQRLIAHIKDHGEGCWRSLPKAAGLLRCGKSCRLRWINYLRPDLKRGNFSDEEDELIIKLHEFLGNKWSLIAGRLPGRTDNEIKNYWNTHVKRKLLARGVDPQTHRPLNAGTTAVQGMHTPSSPVVASGASPHHLAGGSSCSPDASGHSSDADDSVSLPPSLAGNLGVGMIDLNLSISPPYQPPLSRKADGVLRTGYSERQKICLCLNRLGLHGGEGCSCEIR is encoded by the exons ATGGGGAGATCGCCGTGCTGCGAGAAGGCGCACACCAACAAGGGCGCCTGGACCAAGGAAGAGGATCAGCGGCTCATCGCCCACATCAAGGACCATGGAGAAGGGTGCTGGAGATCGCTCCCCAAAGCAGCAG GGTTGCTGCGTTGTGGAAAGAGCTGCCGGCTGCGGTGGATCAACTACCTGAGGCCGGACCTTAAGCGCGGCAATTTCTCCGACGAGGAGGACGAGCTCATCATCAAGCTTCACGAGTTCCTCGGAAACAA GTGGTCGCTGATCGCCGGGAGGCTGCCGGGGAGGACGGACAACGAGATCAAGAACTACTGGAACACGCACGTCAAGCGCAAGCTCCTCGCCCGCGGCGTCGACCCGCAGACCCACCGCCCGCTCAATGCTGGCACCACCGCCGTGCAGGGGATGCACACGCCTTCGTCCCCCGTCGTGGCGAGCGGCGCCAGCCCTCACCACCTCGCGGGCGGCTCCAGCTGCTCGCCCGATGCGAGCGGCCACAGCAGCGACGCCGACGACAGCGTGTCCTTGCCGCCGTCACTGGCGGGGAACCTCGGCGTGGGCATGATCGACCTGAACCTGTCCATAAGCCCGCCCTACCAGCCGCCGCTAAGCCGAAAAGCGGATGGTGTTCTTAGGACGGGATACTCGGAGAGGCAGAAGATATGCTTGTGCTTGAACCGGCTGGGGTTGCACGGCGGCGAGGGGTGCAGCTGTGAGATTCGTTGA